A single genomic interval of Candidatus Acidiferrales bacterium harbors:
- a CDS encoding alpha-amylase family glycosyl hydrolase yields the protein MNGKIFFFLVLTATVSFAQTSTIPVTFYLNRTLLSNEVGIGLNGTFNNWGNNSDGTGSNKHLIPLTDNGSNLWTVTINVPAAVYAYKFITYSVNAGDTIVDVWITDPDNPKVDGSGYNNSIINVKDPMIYYVTPLDGSTINNFSSTISAKISWADSSDVTGANIGISVDNFSLGNTGQYFDKTSRVISYTPTPFTFTTHSVMITVRNSHGSVDTAVSTFKVVNQIIAAPYTFYFDPGSPNLQLVGKLNSISVKGLFNSYGSDPLSGPDSDGVYSITEQLAIGVPFPYQYIINGGQYIDDPDNPLMTSDFETIAIKHVISNPYFNVVSPRQGQVFAAGNALSIGGYLMMSDSGKAIDKSSIAVYLDGSPISIAAVDSVAGGVSFQTGTFTPAQGRHQLRFFGSDIGGNSTTSYLTFGSFQPNSGFHYIDADLDDNGPGNYKYPSFSPSGSADIKEIDIDTNATDDSLVFNIEMASISDYTRMSFEIVNSLGDSLIMDPNKAGIQIPDFADHGVYFILAAPNSSVLAGTENQIYAQQNIYSPSVANIAVNSDAKASGIFRFGIPISLLESTMGTFAKGCYFIAYSYLGNTNGAWKVTQTYGGSLFDEQPNIYDGAFFYNSQIEKRNLANFNYSFNNGGSRYVKLASNRRGALLIMPGDISSSLANKPYVKILTDGGDIRWSDTIKVYVAVSDSSAHTGTLSVGGTNYDLDFSSDTASVNITLLEGINQLQASVPYGSGQTSYSTKVYFDRIKDHEPAITIVKGIPGGTASLDGSGTTNPDGLPMTFAWSQDRANPQAVNFSSTTSSSVTFSAPTAKGDYFFTVTCSTSKDTSYQRVALVVDSSGNHFPDISNWHASWIDSAVIYEVYVKTFSLDGDFTALTNRIQQIKNLGINVIWLMPIHPTPQLSPSNPGYAIENYFAVNPQYGSFTDFKTFVDSAHANGIRVMMDYVVNHTHNTHGFMLDAMKYGMASPYHGFYDWNPDGTYQYMFTWTDLPSISYDGPDSARNMNYLINMAKFWMENYRVDGFRCDVAWGINDTRRNGPEFWQKWRQALKTIKPDAFLLGELDAMDTSRTYFDKKFDAGYDYSTINALRNALSNNTLIPQLGLVENYYASPSYPSYAVPMKYIENHDEPRFISQYNPAETKAAATIEFTLPGVPLIYAGQEVGETTQRGLVTWTDPNGLLPFYQKLVSYRHKFKALEFGKYLTVNTTAADTVFAFARVSDTLPAIVAANLTGGRATFALSIDSTTFNMAQSRSYYLNDLMSGSIYPVSRTTIGNFTMTLAPYQTAVMILADTAFVTSVQEPPNIATKYELLQNYPNPFNPSTIISYQLPVAGHVTLKVYDVLGREVKTLVDEAKQPGRYEIRFDGSRLASGVYFYVLKTNTFFQAKKMLMIK from the coding sequence ATGAACGGAAAAATTTTCTTCTTTTTGGTTCTGACGGCGACGGTTTCATTTGCACAAACGTCGACGATTCCGGTCACGTTTTATCTGAACAGAACACTTCTATCAAATGAAGTCGGCATCGGCTTAAACGGCACATTTAATAATTGGGGAAATAATTCCGACGGCACAGGCTCCAACAAACATTTGATTCCGCTGACAGATAACGGGAGTAATCTGTGGACCGTAACGATAAATGTACCGGCCGCCGTGTACGCTTATAAGTTTATTACTTATTCGGTTAATGCAGGCGATACGATCGTTGACGTGTGGATAACTGATCCGGACAATCCGAAGGTCGATGGATCAGGATATAACAACAGCATTATCAACGTGAAGGACCCTATGATCTATTACGTTACGCCGTTGGACGGATCCACCATCAATAATTTTTCGTCGACGATATCCGCGAAAATTTCATGGGCCGACAGTTCGGACGTTACCGGGGCCAATATCGGGATCTCCGTCGATAACTTTTCGCTTGGGAATACAGGTCAATATTTCGATAAGACTTCTCGCGTTATCTCCTATACTCCTACTCCGTTTACTTTTACGACCCATTCGGTGATGATCACCGTAAGAAATTCGCACGGCAGCGTCGACACGGCAGTTTCAACATTCAAAGTTGTAAATCAAATTATCGCTGCGCCATATACCTTCTATTTCGATCCGGGGTCGCCCAATCTTCAGCTCGTCGGCAAACTTAATTCCATTTCTGTAAAAGGATTATTCAACAGCTATGGGAGTGACCCGCTCTCGGGACCGGACAGCGACGGCGTATATTCGATTACTGAGCAGCTCGCGATCGGTGTTCCATTTCCATATCAGTACATAATAAACGGCGGACAGTACATCGATGATCCGGACAATCCATTGATGACTTCGGATTTCGAGACGATCGCCATCAAGCATGTCATATCCAATCCGTACTTCAACGTGGTTTCTCCACGGCAGGGCCAGGTTTTCGCGGCAGGCAATGCATTATCAATCGGTGGTTATTTGATGATGAGCGATTCCGGAAAAGCGATCGATAAATCATCGATTGCCGTTTATCTGGACGGCTCTCCAATTTCCATTGCTGCCGTCGATTCCGTCGCGGGCGGAGTTTCTTTTCAGACAGGTACTTTCACTCCGGCGCAGGGAAGACATCAACTTAGATTTTTTGGATCCGACATAGGAGGAAATTCAACCACCAGTTATCTGACGTTCGGCTCTTTCCAGCCTAATTCAGGGTTTCATTATATCGATGCAGATCTCGATGACAACGGACCGGGCAATTATAAGTACCCATCATTTAGTCCAAGCGGTTCTGCCGACATAAAAGAAATAGACATTGATACAAACGCGACCGACGATTCGCTCGTGTTTAATATCGAGATGGCTTCCATCTCGGACTACACACGTATGTCATTCGAGATTGTAAATTCTCTCGGCGATTCACTGATCATGGATCCGAACAAAGCGGGAATTCAAATTCCGGACTTTGCTGACCATGGCGTTTATTTCATCCTTGCTGCGCCGAATTCGTCCGTCCTTGCGGGAACTGAAAACCAGATTTACGCGCAGCAGAATATTTATTCTCCTTCGGTCGCTAATATAGCGGTCAACTCCGATGCGAAAGCTTCCGGGATATTCAGATTCGGAATCCCAATAAGCTTGTTGGAATCGACGATGGGAACTTTTGCAAAAGGGTGCTACTTCATCGCGTATTCCTATCTCGGGAATACGAACGGCGCTTGGAAGGTGACTCAGACTTATGGCGGCTCACTTTTCGACGAACAACCAAACATCTATGACGGCGCATTTTTCTATAATTCACAGATTGAGAAACGCAACCTCGCAAATTTTAATTACTCATTCAACAACGGCGGCTCGCGGTATGTAAAACTCGCCTCAAACCGCAGGGGAGCCCTGCTTATAATGCCGGGCGACATATCTTCATCTCTCGCCAATAAACCTTATGTCAAAATTCTCACGGACGGCGGAGACATAAGGTGGAGTGATACCATTAAAGTTTATGTTGCCGTGAGTGATTCCAGCGCGCATACTGGTACACTATCGGTTGGCGGGACCAATTATGATCTAGATTTTTCGAGTGACACGGCTTCAGTCAATATCACTCTTCTGGAAGGAATAAATCAGCTTCAGGCATCTGTGCCTTACGGATCCGGCCAAACGAGCTACAGTACGAAAGTCTATTTCGATAGAATCAAAGATCACGAGCCGGCGATAACGATTGTGAAAGGTATTCCTGGAGGTACAGCGTCACTCGACGGCAGCGGCACGACAAATCCAGACGGACTCCCGATGACATTCGCATGGTCGCAAGACCGTGCAAACCCGCAGGCAGTGAATTTTTCTTCGACGACGTCATCGTCGGTAACGTTTTCTGCCCCCACAGCAAAGGGGGACTACTTCTTCACCGTCACCTGTTCGACATCTAAAGACACATCTTATCAACGCGTGGCGTTGGTCGTCGACTCATCAGGTAATCATTTCCCGGACATCTCCAATTGGCACGCATCATGGATTGATTCCGCAGTGATTTACGAAGTATACGTAAAGACATTCAGCCTCGACGGGGATTTCACTGCACTTACGAACAGGATCCAGCAAATAAAAAATCTCGGTATAAATGTAATCTGGCTGATGCCGATTCATCCGACTCCGCAACTCTCGCCGAGCAATCCGGGTTATGCGATTGAGAATTATTTCGCCGTTAATCCGCAGTACGGCTCATTCACCGATTTCAAGACTTTTGTCGATTCTGCACACGCGAACGGCATAAGAGTAATGATGGACTATGTGGTCAACCACACTCACAACACGCACGGTTTCATGCTTGATGCTATGAAATATGGCATGGCGTCCCCGTATCATGGATTCTACGATTGGAATCCCGATGGAACGTACCAGTATATGTTCACCTGGACGGACCTTCCGTCGATCAGCTATGACGGTCCGGACAGCGCGAGGAACATGAATTATCTCATCAACATGGCAAAGTTCTGGATGGAGAATTATAGAGTTGATGGGTTCAGATGTGATGTTGCATGGGGAATAAACGACACGCGCAGAAACGGCCCGGAGTTTTGGCAGAAATGGCGGCAGGCATTAAAGACAATCAAGCCCGACGCGTTTCTGCTCGGCGAACTTGATGCAATGGATACCTCGCGCACGTACTTCGACAAAAAATTCGACGCCGGCTATGACTACAGTACGATTAACGCTTTGCGAAATGCGCTCTCAAACAACACTCTAATTCCGCAGCTTGGCCTCGTTGAAAACTATTACGCATCTCCTAGTTATCCGTCCTATGCGGTTCCGATGAAATATATTGAAAATCACGATGAGCCCCGGTTTATATCTCAATATAATCCTGCGGAAACGAAAGCCGCAGCCACTATAGAATTTACACTTCCGGGCGTTCCGTTAATTTACGCAGGGCAAGAGGTAGGAGAGACGACCCAACGCGGCCTTGTGACCTGGACTGACCCAAATGGTCTCCTGCCTTTTTATCAGAAGCTTGTCAGTTATCGACACAAATTCAAAGCGCTGGAGTTTGGAAAATATCTTACGGTGAACACCACCGCGGCGGATACTGTTTTTGCTTTTGCCCGTGTCTCCGATACTCTTCCCGCGATCGTTGCCGCGAACCTTACCGGCGGGCGTGCCACTTTCGCTCTCTCGATTGATTCAACCACATTCAACATGGCGCAATCGCGATCATATTATCTTAACGATTTGATGAGCGGAAGCATCTATCCGGTCAGCCGAACGACCATAGGGAATTTCACAATGACTCTTGCGCCCTACCAGACCGCCGTCATGATTCTCGCCGATACGGCGTTTGTCACTTCGGTCCAGGAGCCGCCGAACATTGCCACCAAATACGAACTTCTCCAGAATTATCCAAACCCGTTTAATCCGAGTACGATCATAAGCTATCAGCTGCCGGTGGCCGGCCATGTTACTTTAAAGGTTTATGATGTGCTGGGCAGAGAGGTAAAAACACTGGTCGACGAAGCTAAGCAGCCCGGAAGATACGAGATCAGGTTCGACGGATCGCGTCTCGCAAGCGGGGTTTACTTCTATGTGCTTAAGACAAACACTTTTTTCCAGGCAAAGAAAATGCTGATGATAAAATGA
- a CDS encoding T9SS type A sorting domain-containing protein → MSKRFMTLMAAAFVIATSSQSFATKNVTFQVDMGIYVQIGLFNLATDTVVIRGDFQLMAGDTGYYGAGLTSHNWGGRAFMMAPSMTNDSIYTLTVAFPDSAAGKTINYKFVIINAANHYVDSTTNGGSWESINNRTYAITSDANQQIPVDYFNQRYTAGVQANITFQADMTNLISEGFDPAHDSIGVRGPTAPLSWGSSITMAPIFGTPTTYSVTVSMTAAVGSSQEYKFFAQGRDLFTNGGWENSGAGDGWDAGGNRVFTFPSASDTTLTAVAPNLDVTAATTTADTVTFSVDMTGAKERYHNSEITGLTLVVLKGGDAPLTWGGTWVTGDTASPSTDVVLADSGNGIWWAKVVFPVQSVSALGYKYGSYFSGADTLNGGTDYMDNEAGFGVNHNVTLAGTNQYLHSKFGDQATAIRQNPNGVKLPQNYSLSQNYPNPFNPTTQINYSIPKNGYVTLKVYNVLGQEVATLFEGNQKAGDYIATFDANRFASGVYFYRLEAGTFSTVKKMVLMK, encoded by the coding sequence ATGTCAAAGCGTTTCATGACATTAATGGCTGCGGCTTTTGTAATAGCAACGAGCTCGCAGTCCTTTGCCACAAAGAACGTGACGTTCCAGGTGGACATGGGCATCTACGTCCAGATTGGCTTGTTCAATCTCGCTACGGATACTGTTGTAATCCGTGGTGATTTCCAACTGATGGCCGGGGACACCGGATATTATGGCGCCGGCCTCACCAGTCACAACTGGGGTGGAAGAGCGTTTATGATGGCACCATCCATGACGAACGATTCCATTTACACCCTGACCGTGGCTTTCCCCGACTCTGCTGCCGGAAAGACGATCAATTATAAGTTCGTCATCATTAACGCGGCCAATCACTACGTTGATAGCACCACAAATGGCGGCAGTTGGGAGAGTATAAACAATCGCACGTATGCGATTACATCGGATGCCAATCAACAGATTCCGGTTGATTATTTTAACCAGCGTTACACAGCCGGAGTGCAGGCGAATATTACTTTTCAGGCTGACATGACAAATCTGATCTCCGAGGGATTTGACCCGGCTCACGATTCGATAGGCGTGAGGGGCCCTACTGCACCTCTCAGCTGGGGAAGTTCGATAACGATGGCGCCAATTTTTGGGACGCCCACCACGTATTCTGTTACGGTATCAATGACTGCTGCCGTCGGTTCATCACAAGAATATAAATTCTTCGCGCAAGGAAGAGATCTGTTCACGAATGGTGGATGGGAAAATTCAGGAGCCGGAGATGGTTGGGATGCTGGCGGCAACAGAGTCTTTACGTTCCCGTCGGCCAGTGACACAACGTTAACCGCGGTCGCCCCGAATCTCGATGTCACTGCTGCAACAACGACTGCAGACACCGTCACTTTTTCGGTCGACATGACCGGTGCTAAGGAGCGATACCACAATAGTGAGATTACCGGACTGACGCTCGTTGTCTTGAAAGGCGGTGATGCGCCGCTGACCTGGGGAGGAACCTGGGTGACTGGTGATACCGCATCGCCAAGTACAGACGTAGTTCTCGCGGATTCCGGCAACGGCATTTGGTGGGCAAAAGTAGTTTTCCCTGTCCAATCCGTTTCAGCTCTTGGTTACAAATATGGTTCGTACTTTTCCGGCGCCGATACTCTCAATGGCGGCACAGACTATATGGATAACGAGGCTGGTTTTGGTGTGAACCATAATGTGACTCTTGCTGGCACCAATCAGTATTTACACAGCAAATTTGGCGACCAAGCAACTGCCATACGTCAGAACCCGAACGGGGTCAAGCTGCCGCAAAATTATTCTCTGAGCCAGAATTATCCGAACCCATTTAACCCGACTACTCAGATCAATTATTCCATACCGAAGAACGGATATGTGACTTTGAAAGTTTACAACGTTCTCGGACAGGAAGTTGCGACGTTGTTTGAAGGCAATCAAAAGGCCGGGGATTACATCGCAACGTTTGACGCGAACAGATTTGCCAGCGGAGTTTATTTCTATCGTCTGGAAGCCGGCACATTCTCCACCGTCAAAAAGATGGTATTGATGAAGTAA